The Scleropages formosus chromosome 9, fSclFor1.1, whole genome shotgun sequence DNA segment CCAGAAGGCACTGTGTCACGAGTTTCCGTTTCACCGTGTTTGAGGGACATGCTTTTCTCTGCTCTCCTCAGGAGCCAGGACGTGTGTGCGATTAGTCGgtgaacacacaggtgtgcttGAACCTGTCCGAAGCCTGCAGAACAGTGCGCGTTTTTAATTTCGACAAATTACGTACAATTCACTAAGCAATTAGTCTAAACTGCATTTACATCATTTGGAATGATCTTCAAACAAAGTGCTATTCCAGCTATTCCAGCTTCAATCCGGTAAGAGCGAGCAAATCACTTAAAACACAGTTCTGCAAACTGGTACAAGCCATGTGTAAGGAGAGCTGTGGAGGGGTGTGGATTAAAGTGGGGTTAATAGGAGCTTGACTCTCTAGTGTGCTGATGAAGAGGCCCAGTGATATCAGAAGGGATGTCAAGAGTGTGAacctggattcaaaccaataCAGCCACCCAAACGCAGCATCACCTTACTTCTAGTGTCATCAGCGAAAGCTCTTCCGATAAGAACGATTTTAAAACGGGCCACTCAACAAAACAGTCTATGTGGGAATAATgcgcaaatattttttcataatctCATTTCCAATCGTAGACATTAATGAGCTTTCCCCCACATAATTTTAAGTACGTGTAAGCATCATATTTAAGAACCGCAGATGTGGTATGTGGATGACACATATTGCACTTAGGCGACAAGTACACGAGCTTGAATCCAAGCTGTGCCCATGGGGGCGTGTGGCCAAGAGGACAGCTCCACCCTGTACGGCGAGAGCGAAGGTGGCCATTGTGGCCCGCCAgccccaacacacacagttacaatGGAGAGCAGCAGTAAGGCTTACAGAAACTGGGCTCGTACAATTTGgctgggaggtggaggagctgcagcCTGAAACAGCGGCAGGGAGGGGAGAGAATAAAACATGACATAAGACACTGTGGATGGGCAAGGCGACTCTCTATTCTGCACCTCTTTGTCGGCAACGTCAAGAACAACTCCATGTGACGTCCCTTCAAACGATCTGAGGTACGCGACAAAagttaaggttaaaaaaaagaaaaaacaagtacaTAAATTCTTCTTTTAATCCTTGTCAATCCAAATTACAGTGAGTggtaaaacagcacaaaagaaTATTGACTTGAAAGAATAAACAGCATCCAAATCTTCAATAAGAATGCAGCTAACAAAATAAGCATTAGTAGGAACGCTACATGTTTGTATTTCCTAAATCGAGATATTAATTTGTTAAGAAGCTACTAAAATGACTTTTCATCAAAAACTTTGTGATGTTCCATCAAAGATCATTAATACAGACAATAAGAATAATATCACACACTGGTTCTTTTATATTGCCGCTCACAGTAATCCAGTCACATTTCAGTACAGCAAGTCCTTGATTTACAGACTTTGGAATTACAAATGTTCACAGATACCAGCAGCCTGCTATAATCCCAAATTCAATCATGTCGCCACATTTTTTTGGGAACCCACCATTTGTGGGGTTCGAAGGCAATCTCAGCATTCAGCAGCACTCCCAGAATCCCCCAGCTAAACTGCTACCTTTACTGCTGTGGTAATTTGCCAAAAGTATTACAGCAGCAAGCttcttttgtcttgttttggttttttaacCCAATGTCTAAATAATGCTACTAGTGCTATTAAAAAAACGTAAGCAGTTTTTatagaaaggaaaggaaaaataatgatgaaactTGAACAGATGAGAACATTGCAAAGGTCATCTTTTGACTTTCTGAATTAATAACCtcaatactgcatttttttatgtGCAGTTTGCAAACTCTGCAAATGTTACGAATAATTTTCAACTTACAGTCTGGTTGATTTATGATGAGATGGCCTTACAATCAGGTCTCCAATCTCTGTCAAGTTTATGAGTTAAGGACTGTAAGCTTATTGTTTGGTATtcaaccaaaagaaaaaaggagacaaGGTGATGAGTGGCTTCAGCAAAATCTCTCCCTTATCTCTTGCTGGTCATGGTGAAGCCTGTACCTCTCCAGTCTGGAATTACTTACCAGGTCCCCCCAGCAGGTCAATCAGTGTGGTGGAGCTGcacagacaggacgccagggaCAAATAACGAGGAACATGCCAAGGGGGAGAGGGTGTGGACAAGATGCATGGATGTACATTCCAGACACAGGCATGGTTAAACAGAGGGGTCAGCAGAGCAAAAGGTGGATAAGGGATAAGGATAAAAAGCAGACAAAGAaatggacaaaacaaaacagggccgttgttaattttaacattaaaaaaaatcaacaaactgAAAGAACGCAGAAACGTCCGAGACAATAAAAGGAcatcagccaaataaacaaGCAGGCACACAATTAAATAAAGGAAAGCAGGCAGGCAATAGCAGCTTCTGACCACACTGTTGAACTGTTCGTCCCGCAGCTTTGCTCAGACTCCTCCTACAatctgaacaaacacacactcacacacacttgcacacctCACCACTCAGTAGTCAATGTTGTCCTCAGGTTTGACCCACCTGATTTCCTGCTGAGCTTTTCTTACTCATTTGGTTGCTTCTCTGCTGTGCGCTGGGGGGATTTCAAGACAGTTCCATTTCAACTTACTTTAACTACAGCTTGAATCTAACATTTTAAACGTAGTTAattaacaatacacacacacatcatctgaaccgcttgtccctaatTAACaatagtattttacatttacaaacttGTGACAATCATGCTTCATGTCctctttaattttcataaaagaaGGGCAAAGTGGGCAAAGTTTTGTATGAAAATTCAACCAAGTGTCCaaccttttttccttccaagCATGTATTGTACACTGAGCAACAGTCACCAGAAAGATATGTGTTTAGAGCAATAAATTTAGgattttgtttgtaataaaCTCACTTTGCAAAGCCAATGAAGTCTTCATGATTTGTATTGATGTAAGCGAGCTGGACCTCAATAAGCAGTAAAACCTGCAAAATACAAACTGCATCAGGTAAACCTTCATGTATCACAGCAGGTCTGTATCTATCAGCATCAACCTGGGTGTGAGCTTCACATAAGCTTTTATGTTCCCATTTCGGTGAGTACGCTTGCGCATGTACTTGAGGTACATGCATGTGGGTCTATGACCTGGTCTTTGGCCCGGCTCTCTCGGTCCCGGATGTGCGTGGTCACGATTCTCTCCGTCTCTTCCCGTAGCCTTGGAAAGGTCCCTAGCTGGAATGACAAATCGAGGACACCTGCACATCAGGACAGCTAAACACATCACACATCAAAGCACAACAGGTTTAATGAAGAAATTGTAACCTTTGGCTGAAACATACAAAAGTAAGCTAAGTAAAAGTATCTGTTTGGTAAGGTAAACAGTACATGTTGATCTGCAACCTGTTGGGTGTAGCAAACATACAGGAAAGCTGTAATAAAAGATCAGTAGCAGTAAAGTAAAGCTTCAGTGATGCAAAGCACAGTGTGGATGGTGGTCCCCTGTGTGAATTGTCTCTGGAGTGGGTAGATTATCTCAAGGAGTCCCCAGTGTGTATTAGCTGTGGAGTGGGTGGTCCCTAGAGAGTCCCCAGTGTGAATGAGCTATGCTGATCAAGGTCTGCACCAGGTACCTTGGCAGTGCACTGGCGCACTGTGTTGATAAGTTCCTGGATGACCATGTCCACACACTTGACACAGGGCCCCTTCAACTTCACTACCTGTTTCTTCACAATGGCCTCAAATGCCATGTCTGGGGTGAACAGCCCTGTCCTGCATTGGGAGACAGCAAGCAAAGTGGGAGGGAGGCCCAGAATTGCCATAAAGAGTGAAAGGCAAAGTACTACAGGGAAGGAGAGAATAATATAAGAGAACTATTTGAATGCCACAGCGTTGAGAGGTCGCAAGTTGAAAATCAGTTTTGTGGGGCAGTAGACAGAGTAGTGTCTAAAAAGCTGCCATTATGAAAAGGCTGCAAAGAGCTCTGCAATTCTACCTATAAGCAAGCTAttttaactgattttatttttttgagtaaACATGCTGTTGTGCAAGTTTCTATGGATGAAAACATCTAGCAAGCATAACCAAAGTCATCAACTGTGATAAAGGCTTCACCTGATTCCATGGATGTTCTTGATAGCATAGCTAATTTCACGCCGCAATTCCTTCTCATCAAACTCCATCTGTGGGCACACAGGTGGCACATGAACAAACATTGGTCAAAATTTTCCACCAGCCTCATCAAGGCAACTTTCTCAGCCACTGAAATCGACTCCTATTGCTCAGCTCCTAGTCGTGGGCATTCTGTAGACTCTCCCCAAACCCACATGGAGCAACTtcagagaaggagagaggcCACCACACTGTAGGTACCAGACTCTAGAACTCTAGGTACTACAGAAATACTGTGTGTGGATGGAAGAGTTACTGGAATGTGTCCAGCTCCTACACTCCACAAACCCAGCATACTTATTGTTTTCACTGCAATAGTGTAAGTCATATAGATTTGCCCCATACATGTCCATATCTCAGCAGACATTGTAATCGATCCCCACACCTCACCTTGCCTGGTGAGCGCAAAGGACTGCTCCAAGAAGCGTTTTTGGACAGAGACAGCTGGGTTATACTGGTCAACTGCTGACAAACACTACACCCAAACCTTGGCTCTTGGGGCaggtcccagtgaccccagTCTGGGCAAGGGACTCGTGTTACTATTTTGAGCTTTTATAGGAGATTATTATTCGTATTGCTTTTTGTCTGACTCCAAACCTTTGACCAATTTGCCAAGAGAGACCCCACCAAGAGCACAATACTCTAAACACCATAACTCTCAGGATCCTTGGAACAGTCAAACCCCTTCACCATGGCAAGGTTGCAATCCACAGAGGGGATTTTGCAATATATTCTGGGAAAAATGCcacaatattaataattcagGCAATTATCTGCTCATTggaatgaactgaaatgaaaaacagaatgcaCACAGGCTTTCAAGAACATGGTTTGACATCCCTGACTTAAATGCAGGATGCCATTTACTCTGCGTGTGCAAAAAAAGGTGATAATACTGTTAAGAGGACAGAATATAGAATGATGCACTCACCTTGACCAGTTCAAAAGGGAAACGCTCATGAAAGATGCGGTTGATCTTGGCTCCACCAGAGAGCTCCACTGTGTCCACCTGGTCACCGGAGCCTTCGATCCTCTTCTCAAAGTCCACCGAGAACTGCTGCACCATCCTACAGGGCAGTAAAGACGCGTTTTGAAactgaatgtaaatgcataaaacaattatattaaattatacagAAACAACTCAGTATTTCAAGTTGTGAACTTGCTTTCAAATCTTTTCCTTCATAAAGCCCACAGTGAGTTCTGCACAGTTTGTTTACTGATAGATCTGCCCTTTGTTTCCTTCATCTTGTCTCACAATCTCAACTAACAGCTTTAAATCATTTACTGCGTGCAAATACTTTGGCTCACTGCTATTCTTTTTTCTCAGTTCGAGTTCAACTTTGACAGAATTCACTGTAATGTATTAGCAGTTCCAATGTGAAGTGATCATAGTATTTCAGTACCTAACTCAAGGCATATGGTTTGCTTGTCCATATGCAGCAGGAACACTGCAGCATATACACACTATATCTACATGTAGCCTGCTGTAAATCTGCAAAACCTGGACCAATTCAAGATGTGTGGATACCGTGACATACAACCCCAAGGAGCACAGCCAGAATGTCAGTCAGGGTGACACTCACTGCAGCAGAGCTTTGGTCTTGCGGGATGGGTCATCAGGCCGGAAGTGGCGGTACTCTTCTGCCTCTTTGTCTAGAGCCAGCAGCTGGGTCTGCAGCTTGCTGCGGAATGCAGGCAGAGTGTCCCGGATGTGGTTTGTCAGTTGCTGGAATAAACACACTAGAGGTCACAAAGCAGAATGAACAAATCTTGCATCTCCGGCTACTATTATTCAAGGGTTGAGCACAGAAAAGGTAATTCCTTATTATGATCTTATTTTCCAGTTATGCTTCTTCCCATCTGTAGGCCTGTTTCTCCCTCTGGAggcaaaaattaaagtaaagtacacacacacacacacacacactgtctgaactgcttgtcccacacagggtcgcggagagccagagcctaacccggcaactcagggcataaggctggaggggacacacccaggacggcatgccagtccgttgcaaggcaccccaaatgggactcgaaccccagacccactggagagcaggacctggtccaacccactgcgccaccgcaccccctaagtaTGAAAGTATTTTCAGCTAAATAGCAGTTTTGTAGCAGcaatgtaattgtaattgacCTCTCCACCATTGGTCTAGAGGTGGAATCAAGAACCTTATGACCTTCCTTATAGAGTGGCCTCACCTGGTTTAACGCTTTCTGTAGGTACGGAGTGCCCATGCTGTCTGCCATATGTCTGTAGGCAGGGTGAGACAGGAAGAACTTCCTCTCAGCTGCCAGTGCAGCTTTAATATCCTTCTTGCCCTCAATGTCCTTCTGACTGCGGTTTACCACCCCAATATACCCTGGGAGGACAAGGCCAAAGAGTATTAGGAATTCATCTGAGACAACTTGACACAGCACAGAATCCAATGCAGGCTTTGCAATCTGCCATGTCAAACAGGCAGCTTACAGAACTCCACATGAACTCATGAGAGGTGCAAAACCTAATGTCCACAGTTTTTTGGTTCTGATGTAATGGCGTGAggtccctctctccctcagaactgctgtctgttcagcattcaagaaggatctcaaaatgCACCTCTTTCAGGTGTGCTTCTCAACTGATCTCCTAATTGCATCACAAGTTGCATCACCTCATGTACCACAGTCACCTTCGTATTTTCTATCAGACTTAATTcaacatgcagctactcatgtaatgtgcacCTGCAAAAACGGTCAAATCGggaaactgactgtacttcagCAATCGCGTCTTTGTCTAAAGTTCTTCTCGTGCTGTGAAGTGCACTTTTTacactgagttgtacatcacaaaagtgcctgctaaatgtcTTTGCCAGCCTAAcctaaatacataaaacatgcAATCACTTCTGTAATAGTTGTAAGAATTTATGGAAATCATCCTAAATACGTAAAATTCCTGGCCATTTATTAATCCAAAATATAATTAACCTTTattgaaaatgttgaaaatgctgaaaattttcCTATTTTTCAGCACATACGCTTGTCCGTGGTATGGCGAAGACCAGCATTACTGTGGGTCTGTGAACTGGTTTTGAAGATCTAAAAAAAATGCCAAGAGGATTACAGAATTTTatccaaacacaaaaaaactttaattaatTGCagccttgttttaaaataagctTTTTTGATGCATGTCATAAAGGCTAATAGGAATAATCTTCTCTAGTGAGGTGTAAAACCATTTTGAGCAAGAccttaaaatatcattttattgGGTTATATACATAAACTGGACCATAAGGCATGAAATCTGCTGCACCAGGTGGTAATTTATCGAGAATAACCTGTAGCCTGAGGCTAGATCCATCTGGAACACGTCCAGCTCCTACACACCACAACCCCAGTGTATTCGCTGCGCAGAACTCCACACACAGTACCAAGGCAGAGTTATATCCAACCACACTTAAAGTATGTCCAATGCTGAGAGCCATCAAGAAAAATGTTCTGTAGTGTGTACCCTGGTACTGTCTATGATACATTATGGCAATGGATTAGCCAAGTGTGACTCTTCCTTATAAGTAGGATAGATTATTCTGATGTACTGCTCTAATGTGTTGTGCCGTGCAATAAAGTACCTCTACGAAGGGGCAATAGTTTGTTCTCCAGAACGTCCCGTGCGTCTGTTCCCTCATCCATCAGATCCAGCTTGGTGATAACCCCAATGGTGCGAAGCCCTACAGAGAAGAGGGCAAAATGACTACCGAGGGCTTTCTAAGGCTGACATCACAATGAAAAACTCCTACTGAGCCTGataacagaacacaaatttctgtttctgtctcaGTCTCCTCATTCAGTCTCATTTCCTTGCCAGTAAAAATGCTTACAGAAATCGCAACGTTACATGTCACAGATATACTACAGctgcaaacatttaaaacttCTTACACCTTTCTGTTGATTCAAAAGAGCTCATAAAATGATTTCCGCTCTCTCTCACCCTGGGGGTCCACATCCTTGGCCAGCTTTAAGGCATCCGAGTTGGCCAGGTCCGTGTTTGCAGGTGTGACAGCCAGAATGAGGCAGTTCTCCCGGCAGATGAACTGCATGATCATATCTCGGATCTGGTACTCGATGTCCGGTGGCTGGTCTCCCACTGGGACCTTGGTGATCCCAGGCAGGTCAATCAGGGTCAGATTAAGCACTGCATGTTGGAAAACACATGCACCGGAGGAACAGCAGCTAGTCAGACACTGTCAGAGTCCACACCGGGCCACtaacatgatgaacatgaaagcaaataaacacatttcaaacagccccagaaaaaaaaaaacaacaaaatggaaACACAAGCTATATTGTGACCAATGGTAGTAATAGACAGCTTACATATATGTGTTCatgcagcagatgcttttttccaaagcaatttacaacattaagctacttacaattatttacctatacatacagcagggtaattttccactggaacaatttagggtaagcacctttatcaagggtactacagctagaggttagactcaaaccagcaacctttcagtccaaaggatgcagctctaaccactatactaccagcataagaataaaaataagcagtttTACCCCTTTTGTACCCTACTATGTTCACAATTAAGACCAATGTCCAATGTTAAGACCAGTTTCAATAAGTACAGTTGTGAAGCTTTCATGAAACAGTGAGATATCTGTGTTGCCAGTAAATTCTTGAAGATGAATGCCAAGCAAGTGAGGAAAAGGTGCTTCATTGAGGAACACAGAGCAAAGCGGGCAAGAAGGTACCAGAGGTAAGGCACTACCATTTGGGGAGTAGACGCGCAGGTTGATGGGCACCGGTGAGATCCCCTTGTTAGCCCCCGTCACACGGTCCGTCTCTGCCTCAATCTCCTGCCGGACCTCATCAAAGTCTGTGAACTTCTTCCCCTTGCAGTGTAGGAACTCGGCGTATTCTGCATCGAAGGGAGCAGGAAGGACAAAGTCAAGAAACACCTACAGGAAAATGGTAGGATGGGGCTGGAGAGACAAACCTCGAGACGAGTTTCTTTGTTCCACGGGACAAACCCGGGAACTAAAAATCTAGTGCAATCTTTCACATTGTTCACACACTTAGCAAACTAGTATTGAAATCAAAACGGACAAGGAGTTTGCAAGGTCAATTATATTTGCACCTGGTGtcagaataaagaaaacagcagcagcatgtaAACCACCATTCTGCCCGATTCATCAGccacaaagaaaacagaaggcGACAGCTTGTGCCTGGTGAGGACACAGCACCCTGTCCCCATTTCGCCGAGATCcacatctttaaaaacatttcaaatgtcaaGCTTCTGTACCAGTTTACTCAACTGCATGTTGCGCTACTGCGCCACACTGCAGGCTACAGCCATTGTCTATTTTTACGCGAAGCCCTTTTGTGGCCAGCTACACATCAGTTGCATAGGAGCAGATTCTTCCAGAGAAAACAGCATAATATTTTTACGAAGTTAAGTACATTTCCCTTTCCTTGGTGGAATGACTCAGTACGCAGACTGTCAGCTGAGTGAAATCTGTCCACAGAGGATATACTACCCTCTGCTGGAAGCTCTTTCCAAAGCTGTCCTAAAGGCCgtcatgtacagtaaataactCACCTCACAACCTACCCCTGCATATTTGCAATGACACTCGTGCATAAAGAGATTTGTGCTGCACAGGTCGGCTTTTTTTTGCGCTGTGTGTCTCTTCtgacagggggcgtggtggcgcagtgggttggaccgggtcctgctctccggtaggtctggggttcgagtcccacttggggtgccttacgacggactggtgtcccgtccggggtgtgtcccctccccttctggccatacgccctgtgttaccgggtaggctccggttccccgcgaccccgtataggacaagcggttcagaaagtgtgtgtgtgtgtgtgtgtgtgtgtgtgtgtgtgtcttctgcacAGAGGATGAGGTCTGTCACTTTGATGGAAGCTCTAATGCCGACTGTGGTGCGCCGTGTTCAGTTGTACACTCGTTACACTTTGGACACTGTGCAGATGTACCTGTGTTGGAGTTGATGAGTTGCAGGACTAAGGGTCTTCGGGTGACAATTCCCGATCCTCTGGGCAGGAAGTCCCTGGAAACAGAAGAAGGAGTGAGGGGAGGAGCTGCGTACAGCGGAGTCCTTCTCCATCACCTGTACAGACCACACTGATGGGTGAGGTCTGCTTTCCCTGGCG contains these protein-coding regions:
- the LOC108923509 gene encoding dynamin-3-like isoform X3 — translated: MGNRGMEELIPLVNRLQDAFSTIGQSCNLDLPQIAVVGGQSAGKSSVLENFVGRDFLPRGSGIVTRRPLVLQLINSNTEYAEFLHCKGKKFTDFDEVRQEIEAETDRVTGANKGISPVPINLRVYSPNVLNLTLIDLPGITKVPVGDQPPDIEYQIRDMIMQFICRENCLILAVTPANTDLANSDALKLAKDVDPQGLRTIGVITKLDLMDEGTDARDVLENKLLPLRRGYIGVVNRSQKDIEGKKDIKAALAAERKFFLSHPAYRHMADSMGTPYLQKALNQQLTNHIRDTLPAFRSKLQTQLLALDKEAEEYRHFRPDDPSRKTKALLQMVQQFSVDFEKRIEGSGDQVDTVELSGGAKINRIFHERFPFELVKMEFDEKELRREISYAIKNIHGIRTGLFTPDMAFEAIVKKQVVKLKGPCVKCVDMVIQELINTVRQCTAKLGTFPRLREETERIVTTHIRDRESRAKDQVLLLIEVQLAYINTNHEDFIGFANAQQRSNQMSKKSSAGNQVIRKGWLTINNISIMKGGAKEYWFVLTAESLSWFKDDEEKEKKYMLPLDNLKVRDVEKSFMSSKHIFAIFNTEQRNVYKDYRFLELACNTQDEVDSWKASLLRAGVYPEKASQVDGENSGPSDTFSMDPQLERQVETIRNLVDSYMAIVNKCIRDLMPKTIMHLMINNVKEFINAELLAQLYSTGDQNALMDESPEQAQRRDEVLRTHHALKEALSIIGDIATSTISTPLPPPVDNSWLQSGSGGSRRSPPPSPTAPRRMSSGLRAPARGPAPSAPPVPSRPGPLGPLNNSTDTFPPQVPSRPNRAPPSVPSRRPPPSPTRPTMIRPGDPSLLD